CCATAGAGCAATCCTAGGAGAGCTTCAAGGGCATCAGTAACTCCCTTCCCCTCTGTTACTATCGCTGGTATGATGGGAATGTCCTCGCCAAGTTTCATTTTTTCACGTATCTCCTCTGGTGAAAGCGCCCCTGGCAAGTCTTGCTTATTCGCGATTAAAACCTTTGGTATAGCCTCCGCCTTTGCCTTCCTTATCATCTCCTTGGCCCTTGCAAATGTTTGCGGGGCTGTCGAGTCAACAATTATAAAAGCACCAACCGATTCCCTACCTAAAACGTCTAATAGTAAGTCGAACCGTTCCTGGCCTGGTGTGCCGAATACATCAGCTATAAAACCTTTATATTCAAGATGTCCAATATCTAATGCTATAGTGGTTGGGAAAGCCGATAGAGCCTTCCTATCAACTGAAACCGACTTCTTTGATATTTTCTTCACGAAAGTCGATTTACCTGCATTGTACGGGCCCGTGACTAATATCTTGGGTATGTATACTTTAACTCCTCCTGGTTGCACCACAAAGAATAGTACCATAGTATCTGATGGTTCGGACCATGAAGAATGGGCCACCATAAAACCTTGACCTATTATAACCCTTTCCTCTATTGTTTTAATCTCAACCACACAATCCATGGATTTTTTAAGATTCTGGATTAGATCATGGTTATAATCCCATTTTGTGAAGAGATAAATTAGGCTGGCATTATATTTTTTGCCATGTGAATTCCATTTTTTTATAATGTTTATTGTCTCATCTTCTCCAAGATAATCTATTAGGGTTGAAAGATTATTTATGATACCTATACCATCTGGCACGTCCTCTATAGCTTCTAGGATCACATCCTCTACCTGTGAATAGTCCTCAATGGAATATTTGGCATCTGATGGTAATCCCATGAACGGTGAAGTTCCATCAACAAAGAAAGCTTGAGTATCTTTTAAGAATTTTTCAAGATCCCAGCCATAGGATCTGAACTCATATATTATCGTTTCAGGTTCGGCCACATTCGTGAATATGAAACCTTTATCTCCCTCTCCTAGTCGTCCATTTAGCATCTGATAGCCAAACGCCTCATAATCCACGCCAGGAACGGCTGAGAACATTACAGAGGCGTTATCGATTATACCACCACCGAGTATGTCGTCAAGTTTAGGGATGTACGTCTTTTTCATCTTCACATCTCCTTGAGGATTTCTTCAACTTGACTTGCCCTACTTTCCATTTCAACGAGTAAAAGACCCAACTGGGCGTCTGGTTCTGCGAGCGCAGTTAATATAGCCTTCTCACCCGCAGGTTTTAGGATTATTATACCCCTCTCAGTCCTCACGGTGATCTCATCCACTGCACCAGTGTTCATCTGGCCAGAGGCGGCCTCCGCAGCCCCCATGATAGTGGAACATAAAGCTGAGAAGATTCTCGCATCCACGTCTGGGGGTGTGCGTGCATTTATAAGAAGACCTTCCTTGGATACTATCCCAGATGCCCTTATTTGTCCAACTTGCATGAAACTTGAAAGAACATCATCTAATTTTTCCTTTTTTGTTTTAGTCATAGGTCCACCCAACAAAAAAATTTATCATCCCATTATATATAACCTCATATGTGAAATCCCCGAAGGGTACTCCCTATTCTGAGAATTTAACTATAATAACTTATTTATAATCTTATCATACTAGTGGTTTTCGATTTTTTTACACCCATTTCACATCTGATGTGGTGAACATGTAATTGTATGAAAAGGCCGGGTTATAAAAATCATTACTCATATTCTCTGTGTTAAATGTTAAGCAAATGTTTCTCCGCGTGTAATAGTTTATTCGATCTCCCAGGGAATTTTTACAATCTTCTGGGATTTCCCTTTCTAGATGAGCATATACTATAAGTCTGATTTTATATTTTCCATAAGTTTCATTATATCCTTCTCTTATAGCCTCCACTTTAATTATCTGGACAGAAGATGGCTGTAAAAGGATATTCTTCCCTGTTATATATTCATGATATGCATCCCATGGATAAAGTGCAAGTTCATCCATGTTAGCCCCTTGGATGGCACCATCCCTCGCAGCTGCAATAGCAATATCCAGTTCCAGATTATCACCCAAAAAAGAGGATACAAGAAAGAGTATTAAGATTGTAATGCCTAGAATAAGAATATAATCTCCTGTTATCTGCCCTCTACCCATCCCTATCGTGCCTCTGTTATCATTATAATAATCCCATGACCCTTTTTAAGATTCTTAATCTTGTAAGTGAAGCCAGGTTTCAATATGGCAGTTCTGGGATTCCCATTAGAATCAACTACCATACAAGGGTAAATTGGTGACATACCATACCTACCATTAACCATACCATACACTCCACTGGAGTTGACCCATAACTGATATCTCGAACCCTGAATACTAGTAGGGGCTGTGAAGGTCGCCTCATGTCCTGGGCCGCCAGCCAATACAAGATTGACCTTACCAGCCAATTCATCCATTAAAACCCTTAAATCAGTTAAAGTTCTTTCCTCGTTAGCATAATCTATCCTATAAGAGGCCATACTCGTCAAATATAATATTAAAAAGGATAGAGAAAGGAATGAGATCAAGAAATCTGTTGTAAAAACTCCCCTTTCACATTCTATCATATGAAACCCCTAGTATGATAATACGAAAAAATGTTAATATAATTTCCCCCTTATAATTTTATAGCAGAGCCCCCCAAATTATATCATAGTGGGGAATGAAAATGTATAAGATAGTATTATTTAGCGGAGGCCCCTACAGATTCGAAGAATTTGAAGAGTATGTGGAGGACATTGGAGGTTTAGTGCTTAAAAAGGATCGTTTCAATGTGAGCAGAGGCGAATACTTCCTAGCCGAGGAAGTCAAAGCCCTAACAATAATACCCGAAGAAGAAGAGGAACAATTAAAGACG
The DNA window shown above is from Methanothermobacter tenebrarum and carries:
- a CDS encoding GTP-binding protein, whose amino-acid sequence is MKKTYIPKLDDILGGGIIDNASVMFSAVPGVDYEAFGYQMLNGRLGEGDKGFIFTNVAEPETIIYEFRSYGWDLEKFLKDTQAFFVDGTSPFMGLPSDAKYSIEDYSQVEDVILEAIEDVPDGIGIINNLSTLIDYLGEDETINIIKKWNSHGKKYNASLIYLFTKWDYNHDLIQNLKKSMDCVVEIKTIEERVIIGQGFMVAHSSWSEPSDTMVLFFVVQPGGVKVYIPKILVTGPYNAGKSTFVKKISKKSVSVDRKALSAFPTTIALDIGHLEYKGFIADVFGTPGQERFDLLLDVLGRESVGAFIIVDSTAPQTFARAKEMIRKAKAEAIPKVLIANKQDLPGALSPEEIREKMKLGEDIPIIPAIVTEGKGVTDALEALLGLLYGD
- a CDS encoding roadblock/LC7 domain-containing protein, with product MTKTKKEKLDDVLSSFMQVGQIRASGIVSKEGLLINARTPPDVDARIFSALCSTIMGAAEAASGQMNTGAVDEITVRTERGIIILKPAGEKAILTALAEPDAQLGLLLVEMESRASQVEEILKEM